The Gasterosteus aculeatus chromosome 8, fGasAcu3.hap1.1, whole genome shotgun sequence genome has a window encoding:
- the LOC120823647 gene encoding C2 calcium-dependent domain-containing protein 4C: MWVLDKIRGTVETGVLRHGDNRDKKDVPYSNVLTPDKIPDFFIPPKLVCAPPEPDVPNLPPKEGLQPSTSELTVNSGKKISSPRSPRLVAKIAGDTKNLLRAANRHIIQIESADDVGDTNADPQSQTAMSLPYVPKTQTPYGFATLKESPHTRRKESLFHCELSSPITSPNTQRKTHGRGGEGGNHLNPADCNTSHMNPYRYFSGGESDTCSSAESSPFSSPLLSRSASLLKIFTHETQAKVVKAKRSFARHSSLSTDECSSAEPSPNVQRRLNVPSLHGAGGSDHGLHREHTINLHKGGSLRISANYDSGTSRLLIRVLVAESLYDKHFDIKSINCCVSVYLNPGKQQKQRSNIIKNSRKPVFNEDFFFDSIGSVQVKNLLVKFKVVNKGTSLKRDNLLGEREVPLTKLLSGV; this comes from the coding sequence ATGTGGGTCCTGGATAAGATCCGCGGGACGGTGGAGACCGGCGTGCTGCGCCATGGGGACAACCGAGACAAGAAAGACGTCCCGTACAGCAACGTCCTCACCCCCGACAAGATCCCGGACTTTTTCATTCCCCCGAAGCTGGTCTGCGCCCCGCCGGAACCCGATGTCCCTAATCTCCCGCCCAAAGAGGGCCTGCAACCCTCCACTTCGGAGCTGACCGTCAACAGTGGGAAGAAGATCAGCAGCCCGAGAAGTCCACGCCTGGTGGCGAAGATCGCGGGAGACACCAAGAACCTGCTGAGAGCGGCGAACCGCCACATCATACAGATAGAGAGTGCGGATGATGTCGGAGACACCAACGCAGACCCCCAGTCGCAGACGGCAATGTCCCTGCCTTATGTGCCCAAGACTCAAACCCCTTACGGCTTTGCGACCTTGAAGGAAAGCCCACACACTCGCCGCAAGGAGTCCCTTTTCCACTGCGAGCTTAGCAGTCCCATCACCTCCCCAAACACCCAGAGGAAGACCCACGGGCGAGGCGGCGAGGGGGGAAACCACCTGAACCCGGCGGACTGCAACACCTCGCACATGAATCCCTACCGGTACTTCAGCGGTGGGGAAAGCGACACGTGCTCCTCAGCCgagtcctcccccttcagctcCCCCTTGCTCTCCCGCTCCGCCTCCCTGCTCAAGATCTTCACCCACGAGACGCAGGCCAAGGTCGTGAAGGCCAAGCGGTCGTTCGCCCGCCACAGCTCCCTCTCCACCGACGAGTGCAGCTCGGCCGAGCCCAGCCCCAACGTCCAGCGGCGGCTCAACGTGCCCTCCCTCCACGGCGCCGGGGGGTCGGACCACGGGCTCCATCGGGAGCACACCATCAACCTGCACAAAGGCGGGTCGCTGAGGATCAGCGCCAACTACGACTCCGGCACCTCGCGCCTGCTCATCCGCGTCCTGGTGGCGGAGAGTCTTTACGACAAGCACTTTGACATCAAGAGCATCAACTGCTGCGTCTCCGTCTACCTGAACCCGGgcaagcagcagaagcaaaggAGCAACATCATCAAGAACAGCCGCAAGCCGGTCTTCAACGAGGACTTCTTCTTTGACTCGATCGGTTCGGTCCAAGTGAAGAACCTGCTCGTGAAGTTCAAGGTGGTGAACAAAGGCACCAGCCTGAAGAGGGACAACCTCCTGGGAGAGCGGGAGGTGCCTCTTACGAAGCTGCTCTCGGGAGTTTGA